The following is a genomic window from Carassius carassius chromosome 24, fCarCar2.1, whole genome shotgun sequence.
aaaaaaaaaaaaaaactttattaaatatatatatatatatatatatatatatatatatatatatatatatatatatactgtatatatatattcatttagcaAGTACACattcaattgattaaaagtgacagtaaagacaaaatatttttttaaataaatactgttctttttaactttctattcatggaggaatacttttgaaaaaaatgtatcactgtttccgaaatatattagaatgatatctgcaGGATAAAAACTAGAGTAATGACTgttaaaaattcagatttaccatcacagcataaattacattttaaaactagaTATATTACCATAGTATATTGGTGGTATTTTAGACATGTACCATGTTATTCTTAGTAGTACATTGGAGTTCCATTTAAATACAATGGTATCACCAGTACCAGATAATATCATGTGCTGTTACAACCACAGTACTTTTTTATAAGGCTCTTTATGTATTGACAACATTAGGACTTCTAAATGCTGTAAGCAAAACATAATACCCACACTTTGTGACAGATGTGTGTGTACTATACACATGTGTGTGTACTATAAAAAATCGACAGAAAATGAAGGAAATgaaatattaacaataaaaaagctTTCTGAAGGATCTTCTGTTAAATTTAGTTGTAAAACTAGACTGAGATGAGAGGCGACAAGGAAAAGTAAGCTATCGAACTGGTTTATGCATGCTAATATAATAGCTACACCAGTGCTAGTAAAACATTAATGGCCTCTGTGTTTTTGTTCACTTGTGTTTTTAAGATTGGCACATTTGTGGTGTGGGCCATTCCTGATGTTTCTTTTGCCATTCCCCTATGGGTAATAATTCTGGCTATACTGCTGGGACTGCTGGTGCTGGCTATGCTTAGCCTAGCAATGTGGAAGGTAGGTTGATCTCACACAGTCCTACACTGACCTCCATCGGCTCTAAACAGGATGCTGTTGTGAATACAGTAACAACCAGTCACAAAACtgataataaaaaagtgaaaaggaaaaaagtgttcctgtggctcagtggtagagcattgcgtagCAGTGCAAGGttttgggttcgattcccagggaacacatgttagttaaaaaaaaattatcctgaatgcactttaagtcgctttggataaaagagtctgctaaatgcatacataaaaataaaaataaaataataaacaagctTAGTGTTTCATGGCAAGCACACAACGCAGAGGTCTATTGTATTGTGATTAATGCATGTACATGCTGCTGGATGAAGCCAAGCTACGGTCACATTTTCTAGGTCTGTTCTTGTTTTTCCAACAGGCAAATAAATGCATTAGTCTGACTGAAACTGAAAGTTCATGGAAACATACAGAGGAAACACATAAGTTGCCATTAGTCTTCAAAAACAGCAAAATGTTTCTGTCTGTGCTTCAGTGAAATAAGAAAACAAAGGAACTACAGCGGGTAGAGAAAGATATGGCTGCTAGAGATAGAGTGAGAGAAGGAGATGGTGGAGGAAGTAGAAAAGGGGGTTGCAGGAAGTGAAGAGAAAAAGAGGTATGGGGAACACTGAAAAACTTGATGAAAATTGGCAAATCAGATTAAcagataaaagagagagagagagagagagagagagagagagggagggaatgCTGTTGCAGTTGGGCATTAATGAGCCATTTGTGATGTTATCAGTGTTTTGTCTGCAGGGCTGTTCTCAGGCTCTTGATTGTGTCCCTACAGAGGAGACCTGCCCTAACTGGCTAACATGTACAAACACACTGATGAGTGACGAGTGTGCGTGGGTGCACGAGAGGAAAATATCAATTAAATGAGAGGGGGCTTTTAGAGCAGCTGCGGCTCTACATCTTAGTTTAACACAGACCATTATATGTTTTATAGATAGTGTCACATAAAATGGATTAGAAAAATCAGGAAAACATGAATGTGTCCGACTGAGAATACTATGTAATAGCCCCCTCTTGTGGTAAAATGAGTTGTAGACAAAGTgttaatgaactttttttttttatcgacatcaacattttgaattaatatataaattgtattgtataacatgtatgtatatatatacatgttatacataatacacacacacacacacatggatggacagtatttcagatacatttatttaaaatacgtatttgaaatgtaaaacactttttaaaaatgcctgtaatctataaatgtaatttatatatctGAGACTTAATTTGATATATCTgcacatttcttttatttaatgcaatttaatacagttgaaaatgtaaatagaaatcatttttatttattattcaattttatgtcataatagatttttttgtttgtatgttttttttattatttaacatggaGGTTTAAATttgattctgtgtgtgtgtgttataagttATGATGATTAATGTTAGTATTAGGATATAGAATGCTTATATAATAATTAGGTGCTGTAAAGGTAAATGCATTTATGTCAGCTGCTCATATAGAAGCCAGATGAAGTGCTTATTATGATTACTGCCCTACTGCTtatcacaaaatatttataattttaaaggaAGTTATATCTGCTTAATCAGCATATCCATAAACAGATCTGATTGGAGTCCTTTGAGTGAATCTCAGATCTGAAATGGGCCATTGTTTTCAGCCTCTGAGAGCACATCTGTGCAAGTGTTTTAGAAGACATAACATTGGAAGAAATGAATCATGTCTGTTATCCCCGGGGTTAATATCCTTATCATCcgttctgtcttttttcttttcctcaCCCATCTCGTCCCACCTGCTCTCCTTCTTCAGTGTGGCTTCTTCGATCGGGCGCGTCCACCCAAAGACAATGATGTGTCAGACCAAGAGCAGTTGACCGCAGAAAAATCAACTGACGCCTGAGAGCAGAACAGATGACAATTCTGAAAAAAGAGGTCATGGGATGAATCACCATGAAGCGAGTGGAGGGGCTGTGTCCAAAGGTTTCGGTATCTTCGTAGAAGACTACAGATCCAAGCCTGTAAATAAACTACAGCTCTCACACTGGACTGCAATCTGTGAGCTGGCCCACAGTAccactaaaaacatttttaaagctttATTTAAAATGACCGAAGAGCAAGAACTCTGGacatggcactctgatagagctgCGATCCAAAGAGCGATATGCTAGAACAAGACTACAGGCTGATCAATACAATCCTGAAGATCAAGATCTCACTCTCTGATCAACTCCATTGAATTACATTGAAACACAGGGATCATTTTTGACAACATATTGTTTAAAACTACCAATAGAACTTAAGGTCATATCTTCTCATAACCAGCTCAGCACTGGATATGGATCATTCCACAATAAGCTTCGTGTtggccacacacacactgcagctaaATATGGATTCACTCCTCTTTTAAGACATTTCCGatgtttctttcatttcatatttaaatatcaaaCACCAAACAGGTTAAACTGTTCCATATTTGATGTTTACAGCCGAGagattattactttattattatgattattactgTGGCAGCTTCAGGAGTGACTCCTGTTTTATGTACACACACGGAACAATAATTTAGGAGATTCACACCCACAGTCGTATATGGTTGTCACTCTCAAAACTTTGCAGTGTGTATATGGCCATttttaacaatgtttaaaaaatatcacaCATAGAAAGTCACATACTGTATGCAAATAATTGATGTCACCTAcaagtatattttatgtattgtcaTAAAATTAATTGATAATGAGGGTGTAGTGGTAAATTCTGCGATCTGACTAGAATCTTTATTCTTACAAAGCTGGTCTATTGCATCATCAGCCTACAGTGTAGTTTCATAGCATTGTCTCATTTCACATGCCTTGTTAATGATTCTACTGATTACATGTTGGAGCTTGTAAAATAATTGCTCACTAAGTACAAATATGGGGATGGGGGTTATGAGCAGATATAAATTATATGTGCAATAATGGGACATTTTTGAGTTGATAATTTGTGTGTACACTGGCTCCAAAATGTGTAAAACCTGAGGTTCAGGTTGTTTTGTATATAAAGTTAAAATACTTGTCAGGCTTTGACAAAGAATATTTCTTTTCCAAACTAAAGGGAACAACAATATTTTGTCTTTCACCACTCTAAATGCATCTATAAATCACCAATAATGTTAATGACATGGGCACATTTATTTAATCTGTtgggaattctttttttttttctttttctttttttttatacagactGCTACTGTAACGTGTTGTATTCAGATTATGTTAATAACATCTTTTTTTCctggtttcatatatatatatattttttttacctcaatCAATGCCCAATCAATGTATTTCAATAAATATGGACTGATAATACAAgaactgttttaaaattttagttttaacGAAACCACATCTTGTCATTCATATTTTCTCCTCTGGAAGGACATGATCAATGTTTCAGTTCTTAACTGATATATTATGATGCGCAGCCTTGTCTATTTTTAGTTTACACTTATgaaattaaaatggaatttaaactaattatatgtgtctgtgtgtttacGAATTGTAAAAAGATTCTACTTTTGAAATGACTAAAGTGAGGCAGAAatttctatttatctatctaaaataaaaataaaaataaatctccaACGTTGTCTTAAAACATTTTGCGTGGTTATATAAAGTCACTGATGGCCATGTCAAGTTACTGACACGCCAAACTCTCAAAGCGAATATCAGTACTAAATTAAAAGGAAAGTGTACAATGCTTATGAAATTAGTCACTCTTTAGAAGAAAACGAAAGCGAAAGTTAAGTCCAAATTTTAGGTGATTTTGTGTGTTTATAACTGAATTTGCTAGAGCGAGCGCTTCGAGCGAGACAGTGGCTGATTGAACGGGTAGAAATGGCGTCGAAACGTCCCTTTACTGAAGAGGACTTTACGTGTCCTGTTTGCTGTGACATTTTCAGTGATCCCGTGTTGCTTCGGTGTGGCCACAGTGTGTGTAGAGACTGTATCCAACAATACTGGACGACCAAAGGTTCAAGAGAATGTCCGCTGTGCCGAAAAAGATCCACCAAGAACCCTCCGGTAAACCTGGCTCTGAAAAACTTGAGTCTCGCTTTCCTGGATTACCGGGGCCCATCAGAGGAGCTGTGCGAGGTTCACCGGGAGAGACTGAGTCTGTTCTGTCTGCATGATGAAGAGTTTATGTGTGTGGTTTGCAGAGAGTCACACCAACACAGAAATCACGCGTGCCGTCCTGTCAGTGAGATCGCTGAGGAACATAAGGTATAGTAAGTCCTGGTGGTGTTTAGTGGCCTTCAGTTTTGGAACACTTTTTATATTCTAACGGACTCATGTTGTCTTAATTTTTAGAGAGTTTTTCGCTGTGAACTGGATCTCTTGACTAGAAAAAAGAAGATTCTAGAACATGCCAAATTTAAATGCAGTCACCAAGCTGAGCATATACGTGTAAGAAGGATGAGTTTGATTTaagagttatttttattatttgtgagaATTCTATGACATTATAGACTTTTGTATGTGTATTTGGTTTTCAGCACCAGGCCAGTCACACAGAGAACTCCATCAGAAAAGACTTTAAGCATCTTCACCAGCTTTTATATGATGAAGAAAAAGCCTTGCTTGTTGCACTGAGGAAGGAAAAGAACCAGAAAACACAGGTCATGAAAAACAAAATTGCGAAGATTAATGAAGAAATATTATCTCTGCCAGAAACTATCAAAGAACTGAGAGGTAAATTGCATACTGGGAACGTCCAGTTTCTTCAGGTTAgccctttattttttattctctatctctctttttaaaattctgtttaatttTAATCAGTAAGGTTACAGAAAAATAACCTGTgaaaaagtagtaaaaaaatatactttatattctAACAGTCTATATATTCCGATTATAAAACtggtcttttttttctgaaatcaaCTAAACAATTTAGTGTATGCTGGTCTTCATTAACTTTTTATATTTCCTACAATTTTCAATAGAACTTCAAGGACATGTTGGAGAGGTCAGCAGGTTTACTCTCTTTCCTCTTTTTTCCCTCAGTATTGaagttaaagggttactccaccccaaaatgaaaattttgtccattttcattttggggatgGAGTATACCTTTAAGCAGCAGTGCTGACCTCTGAATGTATTTTCAGAGCCCAGAACATGAACCAAGAAGCAGAAACAATTCAAGGAGGGCTCATTGATACCGCAGAATACCTGGGCAATTTGAAGTTCACAGTGTGGTCGAAAATAAGAGCGTCTATCAGTTACAGTGAGttgatttataaaatattcaGGCACATTGTCATGCACAATATAAAGCTTTTCTCTAGTGAAGCTTATAAGCAATTATATGAATTATACAATACGATCTGTGATGATAAAAGGCTGTTCataaagagcttgagcatttataGTGGTAGATAGTATAACTGCAGCACATGcttcaaataaacagaacaaTATTGTGCATTGTTGTGAATGATGTAATAGTTATTGTTAGttattttatagtaatttttCTTGGTGTGAACTGGGTCTAAGTGTGTTCATTATAAAAAAGGAAAAGTTTCATTTCAAACACAtcaagttcttagaaatgtactctttgtattcatgttggttaCATGGTTTTGTAAAACTtgtaaaacaaaattacatttttcattacacatgtacacaaaaggcctgtttctttcaaatattgttcacaaatctgtctaaatctgtgttattgagcacttctcctttgagTACCGGTGAGTATGGTGGCAATGCAacaactgggatgttttcagcttcctggaattgtgtacagatcttTGCAACATAGGGCCGTGCATTATGCtccaacatgaggtgatggtcgtagATGAATGGCaaaacaatgggcctcaggaggATCTCATcacagtatctctgtgcattcaaaatgccatcaataaaatgcatttgtgttcgttatccataacatatgcctgcccataccataaccccactgccaccatgggccactcgatccacaaccttgaaatcagcaaaccgctcacccagaCAACGCCATACACATTGTCTGCCATCTGCCATCGGCTAGTGTGGAaacacgtggtctgcggttgtgaggccggttggatgtaatgccaaattctctgagacgcctttggagatggcttatggtagagaaatgaacatccaattcacgggcaacagctctggtggacattcctgcataTTGTGGCCTGCCTAAGGCggtgtgcaataatcatgctgtctaatcagcatcttgatatgccacacctgtgaggtggatggattatctcggcaaaggagaagtgctcactaacacaggtttagacagatttgtgaacgatatttgagagaaataggccttttgtgtacataaaaaaagtcttagatctttgagttcagctcatgaaaaatgggggcaaaaacaaaactgttgtgcgtataattttgttcagtatatatgtgacccaggaccacataaccagtcttaagtcgctggggtttatttttatttttgggtcaaaattTTCAATTCTTttgtatgccaaaaatcattaggaaattaggtaaagatcatgttctatgaagatattttttaattttcctactgtaaatatatcaaaacttaatcttaatttggaaaactttaaaggtgattttctcggtatttagattttttttgtactcTCAGATTTCAGATgttcaaatagttatatctctAGGGCTGGGAATTGATTCCAAAAAGAATCGATTCTGAGGCATTGGGAATCGCGAGTCGATTCCAGTGGTTGGAATCGATTCCATCAAGGGGAATCGACTCCTCGTTCATAGTCTTTTTCAGTTCAGCAAAGCTTATCTATGGGAGTCTCTCAAACGGAAGGCTACATCCGACAAAggctgcacacatttaaattcatgaaaataaacagaaagaagaATTTTAGGATGTAGCCTTCCGTTTCAGAAGCAAAATTCACCAAAGCCATAATTACAACAACTGTgagataaattattattttcaatatatatatatatatatatatatatatatatatatataatatatatatatattgccttctgtctgcggtccagctcacccctaaaccatctcgattgggttcaggtccggtgactgtggaggccaggtcatctggcgcagcaccccatcactctccttcttggtcaaatagcccttgaaaATAGTCATAGTCATGAAtagtcatagtcatgaaaataaaggaaactctttgaatgagaaggtgtgtccaaacttttggtctgtactgtatatatatatatatatatatatatatatatatatatatatatatatatatatatatatatatatatatatataacaaaaaaaaaatctgaggttATTTTATGGTGGAACTGCCTTGTCCACAGTTTTGAGTGCTGCATCATTTCGTCATTTAGGGTCTTGATCTTATTACCATCtgactaaaataattttttttttttaaacatttctgtcagccaatgataattataaaagAACACGTCACAAGCATAGATCAGTGGTTGAGAGCGCATCTAATTGACAGATAAACCATGAGCTCTATCAGTCATTAATGTTctggttattttgtttcagtgtacaatttgttaatattgtgcaaagtctacaaagtaaacttcatcattcagctgaactgtgcacatttattttagacattTCATGTCTTATTTAATTCACGCGACAAACGCATGTCCCTGCTGAGCTGGGCTATGACTAATTTCACAGGCAACgctgaaaaactaaaattttcgTATCGTCTTTTTTCAGCCTTATATTATAGAAAGGATACATTATACGACCTATTCTGCAGTCATCATGGTGAGATTAGGttcctttaataaaaaacaaacaagaatcgAAAACAACAGTGATGAATCGATTCTTGGAATCGATTCCCATCGATTCCAGGACCAGGAATTGGAATCATAATCGATTCCAAACAGCCCTatatatctcagccaaatattgtcctattctaataaaccatacatcaatggaaatattattttattcagcttaaataatttttttacataatactGGTATCTATAATGCATTGGTGCATGTACTGGtgttgtaatgctacatttctccaaatctgtttcaatgaaaaaactaaattgtttacatcttggatggcctgaggttttttttttttttattgtactttaaaatttttgggtgaactattgcttttaaTACGTTTTCAAGGTAAAAGCTATTTTTTACtgaattcatattaataattcataaaaagtATGGGGAGTCTAACCTaacattttacaacctgaactaCTTATTCACACTAAAATAGTTATTATGAGGGTCTGCAGAGGTCCTCTctgatatttcctttttttttttgaccacatgattttgatttttttttgttaaatcaaaCATTAATAATCAGTGAAgcagttttattaaaatactcGTTTCTAAGCATCATTAAATGATTACATCTATAATGCAATATCTTAGCAATATTCTGTGTTTTCAGCTCCTGTGGTGCTTGATCCAAACACTGCTAACTCTCAGCTTATACTGTCTGAAGATCTGACATGTGTGAGGGACCGAGATGAGCAAGAAGAGGAAGACATAGTTGGAGTGCAGCTTCCTGATAACCCGGAGAGGTTTGATAGGTGTCCCTGTGTTCTGGGCTCTGTGGGCTATTCCTCAGGGACACACATATGGGATGTGGATGTGGGCGACAGCACTTTCTGGATGCTGGGTGTCACTACAGAGTCTGCCAAGAGAAAAGGAACCAACAGCTTCCCCAGTGAGGTCTGGTGCATCGGCTATGACAACAACACACTCAGTATAAAGGCTCCTCAGGAGTCATGCATCTCTCTCATTTGTTGTGAGAAACCAAAGCAAGTGAGAGTGAATCTCGATTTAGATAAAGGACAGATTTCATTTTCTGATCCTTTCAGCAAAACACTCTATCATACATTCACAACCAGATACACTGAGAAGTTCTTTCCATTCTTCTGCAGTCTGTGCAGCATTTCTTCTCTAAGGATTCTGCCTGTGGTCAAGCTCTCTAATTAAAAGAGGTATAAAGACTGTTCAGAAGCTTTTGTATGTTTGGCAAGATGTCTTTCTTGTGTCAGTTTGCAGTGTTTCTTGTCTAGTTTGCCTGTCGAAGAaaatttgtaatataaaaaaaaaaacagtccaaaGTGACTGGTTATTTACAGTATCTTCTTGAACTTTGACTCAgtgttttttaaagctttttgcattttattttatatttttatgttcagtTTTCAAAAGTTAATTTGGTTTGCattggaaaaaaaagtgtgaattggtacattttatacaaataaagtgTCTCAGTGTGAAGTTCATCgtgataatttttaataatttttgaatGAACCTTGTCTCTCCTGTTTGCATGTTAGCGTTGATGATGGAAATACCccccactccctctctctctctctctctctctctctgtgtgtgtgtttatgtatatataattgtgACTTGTATGTATTAGAATAGTTATAAAATAAGTATCAGTATCTTATGATATAGACCATAATTAAGATATCATAGCGAAATGAATAATTAACAGCAATGATTTGAATAGCTAGATATTAATCATAACAGTTGAATCCCCATAGAATTCCAAAGCAATAAAAGTGACAATgaataaatctatatataaaaaatcataacATTTGTAATGCTTACTcaatattatattcataaaatataataacaaaaattcaaaaactaaaatgtatttttacatctgCAGTAATCATGTTGCATTTACCCAATATtacatttagaataataaaaaatatatattttttactaaataaaatatttataaatatatatttagttattgcactttttgaaatgtcttcttttgaaaATATGAGTTATTGAAATATCTGATTTAAAATTTCTAAATGCATTGTGGTTAATTAATacataccatagacagtaaaagaaagataCATACCCAGTTTCCGTTGATGAAAAATGGAAACCATGAATGGAAAAGTTTAACAGTCACTGTTGTAATTTACAGTACTGGACTGTAGATAGAGGTCTACTCCTTCTTTCTGCAGGACAGTCCAGCGCCATCTGTTACTGGCACTGAAATGGTTAAACTGGTGGAGTTGACTCGCTTTCTGTCGTTGTGGGGGAAAACAGCGGCAACGCGGGGATGCTGAGCGGAGGGGTTTTCTAATTGCCGTCGGTGTTCAATGACATGAGCAAATTTGCTAAAACACTAAATTATGGCAGTGAACCTCAGCTGCTACGAGTCTCTAGATACTCCTGCCGCCGcttagaaaacacttatttttaagCAGATTCCTTGTAACCGTGAGCTGCAATAATGCGAGGGGCGGACAGCAGCAGCAGGTCTGCCGTGATTGTGCTCTGCCTGCTGGGATGCGATTTATGGACGGCGGCTGCTAAAACACTGCAGGAGAACAGCGATACCAAAGGTACGAGACAATCCGTTAGCACCCACTTATACATCACTCCTGTGTAGGTTTATAAAGATCGTGAtagagatttggaagctttgcTTTGACTTTCTGGATGGCATTCTGTGCTAACTGTTAGCAACCTTAACGTTAGCATGTAATAACGCAAAGTGTGTAACGACGCTAAAGCGAATGCAAGTCTTATAATTAAAATAGTTTCCCATGTATTATTGCTTTATCAAATCAAACTTTGTTAAATGTTCGTAGTTCGATCGATGTTATGTAAGTCTCAAGTCATCTGTTTGAAATCGGATCTCATTTTTGATACGAGCATCATCCCAGCTTCCAAAGCACATGAACTGACTGGAGCCTAGCTGTGTCATTTCTGTAGCGAGACCAGGGAGTGTTACACTTTTGTCTGTTACTCACTGTTAATTTGTTAACAGTTTTGATATAATATTCCCATATTTATCTGATAAAACTTATAGTAGATGAGAAACGTACAATGTTTCAATGAActgaataaatgtgtaaaatacaaaacaataaaagaaattgTTTGTGAATTCAATAAAAAagtagaatatatattataattaatattctaataatatatgtgCATGTACCTTCCCTGTTTGGTCAGTTATAATagtattattagttttttaaatattatttttataatataaataaaacaggaGAACTTGCTGCTTTAGATGATACAGTGTCTATTATTAAGCAtccatttaacatttattattagacATTAAAATATACTTTCTCTTTCTATACTTTCttatatacttattattattattttcagtaagttctttatattttaaatagagaGACTTAAGAAACTGAGAAGACTTTGTATGATAGAAATTATCAAGGTGATGGTTGAAATCCCTTAGATATTTCTGAAATCTTAATGGACCTTGTTTATTTATGCTGTTATGGGTTTATTATGAGTTTATTTCAGGCTTCTGTCTATTTCGGACTGTTTTAGTCTAAATTATCTCGCTAATAATATAACGTAATGCAATATTAAGTGTCTGTGCATTAAGATGTCAATGTGCCGGCGAGGAATGAAATTGAAAAGCCATTTTCATATCAGTAATTCACATTTGACATTTACGTAATCCAGATATCATGCTGAATAATTTTAGGTTAAGCACGGATGTCAGATTACAAAAACCTGCTTAAATGATATGGTTGCCAAAGCTCACCTCTTGATAGCAGATTTATTTAGCAGCTCATAGACTGAGCTTATGTGAGGAATCCCCCTAAACCCCCTCCCTCCTTTGATGGAGTGTCCTCCTCCCCCTCCGTCTCCTGCTGATGAGCAGCAGCATCA
Proteins encoded in this region:
- the LOC132103652 gene encoding nuclear factor 7, brain-like; translated protein: MASKRPFTEEDFTCPVCCDIFSDPVLLRCGHSVCRDCIQQYWTTKGSRECPLCRKRSTKNPPVNLALKNLSLAFLDYRGPSEELCEVHRERLSLFCLHDEEFMCVVCRESHQHRNHACRPVSEIAEEHKRVFRCELDLLTRKKKILEHAKFKCSHQAEHIRHQASHTENSIRKDFKHLHQLLYDEEKALLVALRKEKNQKTQVMKNKIAKINEEILSLPETIKELRGKLHTGNVQFLQNFKDMLERAQNMNQEAETIQGGLIDTAEYLGNLKFTVWSKIRASISYTPVVLDPNTANSQLILSEDLTCVRDRDEQEEEDIVGVQLPDNPERFDRCPCVLGSVGYSSGTHIWDVDVGDSTFWMLGVTTESAKRKGTNSFPSEVWCIGYDNNTLSIKAPQESCISLICCEKPKQVRVNLDLDKGQISFSDPFSKTLYHTFTTRYTEKFFPFFCSLCSISSLRILPVVKLSN